In Shewanella psychrotolerans, the genomic stretch ACACTGTTATCGATAACTTCTTGCCCTAAATGATTTGGACGAGAGGTATCGGTATACATGCCAGGTCTACGTTTTACAGGGTCGAGCCCATTGAGGACTTCAATTGAATCTGAGGTGTATTGGTTAGTCATAGCGCACACAATATATAGTTATTCAGGCCATGTTGCGGCCCTACATGTCTATTTGTCAAGAAACAGGAACTGGCAGATCCTATCCAACTGTTGTTCATAGCCAATAAAACTATGGTCACCACCCGCTTCAACCAGCAGCTGACAACAATGGTATTTATTCACTGCTTGCTTATAATCAAGCACTTCATCGCCTGATTGCAATAATACAAAAAAACGTTCAGGGTAAAAAATGACCTCGGTATTATAAAGTGCAACCTCTTGCTTATGCGCAGGCAACACCTCATAGGTTTCATCGGTATAGGGATTGTACTGTGGCCCCAAAAACTCATCAAACAACTCAAATGGTGTCACCGCGGGGTTAATTAGCACTGCCTTGCCACCGTAAGTTTCCGCTAAATAGCTAGCAAAATAGCCACCAAGTGACGACCCGATAAAATGAAGTGATTCACCTTTGGCTCTCTCTCGCTCAACAATATCGATAAGCAGTGCCATCGCATCTTTCGGCGCTGAGGGTAATTGAGGTTGGAAAAATGAGAGTTGTGGAAAATGGTTAGCAATATATTCGGCGGTGATCACCCCTTTCTCAGACTGAGGTGAGCTATTAAAACCATGGATATAAAGCAGCATATTTCCTCGATAACAGTTGTTGTCCGAATTGCGACAATTAAAATAGTGTTTTTACACTATCATCAAGTTGTGGCAGCCGATAAACCTATACTAAGTAGAATCAAATAAACCTTACCGCAAATAGGGATGCTAACATTGGCTGCACGATTAGCCAAATAAAGCTTTCAAGCTTGAATGTTAAAGGTTATCAGTTAATACCGACGACAAACACTAAAGATAGCTTTAGGCCTTACGGTAAACTAATAACCTTTGGAATCGTGATCAGGAGAAAATTTGTTCCCGGGCACTCTGTAGACATTAGTTAGTATGCTGCCATCGGCTTTCAGCTCAAGTAATCTATAACCGGGCTGTTGAGCATCTAAAGCAAAATAGGGCGATTTAGGCTTAAACTGAATACAGGTAGACGGTGTCGCCATTAACCGCATACTTCCAGTCTCTGTTGAGTGGCTTTGATCGAGACTTTGATGAACATGCCCCCACAACAGCCCTTTAACTTGAGGAAGTTTGCTGACCCTATCGATAAAGTCACTGCCATTATCCATACAATGTTGATCGAGCCACTTGCACTCAACCAAAATCGGATTATGGTGCATCACTAACAAGGTGTATCTATCTGGATGTTGTTTAACAGCCGATTCAATTAAGTCAAACTCACTTTCGGCCATGTGGCCACCAGGCTTTCCCGGCACGGTAGAGTCCAACATAATTATCTGCCAGTTTCCAGCCAGAATACGGCGATCACCATAAATATTCGGGCCCTGCATATGCAAATTCATGATCCGAGGATCATCATGATTACCGGGTAAGTAATGACACGCTAATTTTAGGGGAGCGATCGCTTTTACGAAATTCTGATAAGACTCATTTGAATAGTCCTGGCTAATGTCGCCTGTAACCAGCATAAAATGCGCGGGATAATCGACGGCCTTAATCGTATTAAGAACGGCGTCCAAACTGTGCGCGGTATTAACGCCTAAAAGCTGAGCTTCAGGATCGGCAAACAGATGAGGATCAGTCACTTGAACAAGTCTGACACTCTCACTGTTGTCAATAGAATAAGAGATAGCCTCTTTTAGCACATTAAAACCCTAGAATTCCGACTGACAAATAACACGAACATGATTGTCAATAATTAATAACTCTTCAAGAAAAGCATTTACCTGATACTTTTCATCGCGATGATGCATACGTATATTTGGATAATCATATACCGCTCTTAAACGATAAATCTGTCGACTAGTTAACACTTCTGCTAATTTAGCGTCATGATAAACACGCACTACAACTTTAGGGGTATCAATCAATTGCGAGGTTTCTATTATTCTGGAAATCTCAATTAATTGGGTATATTGGGTATTCTCAAGCAATTTGACCTCTAAACAGCCAAAATCACCTTCAACTTGCCAACTTTCCCCTTGCTGGCATGATACAGGCAACCAACGCAATATATTAAAATAGTTGCGAGAACATAGCGCCAAAAAGCGGCTGACATCCACTTGGTAACTATGATGTCTTTTATTTAAAGAGATACTCACGGCTTAGCTCTTAATTTTAGGTAGTTAAGTTGTAACCATTGCAGCCCGATCACTGTCGATGCATTATTAATCACACCGTCACAAACTGCCTGATAGGCCGCCTCTCTAGACATAACATGAACCTGAATATCTTCATGCTCTTCGCTCAGGCCATGAATCCCCTCAGCGCTAATTGATTCGACCTCGGCCCAATAAAAATCAAACCGCTCACTGGTTCCCCCTGGACTAGAAAAATAATGACTAATAAACTCCATCTTATTAGCAACTAACCCTGCCTCTTCATGCAGTTCACGATGAGCGACCTGCTCGGCGGTTTCGCCATCTTCAACCATCCCAGCGACCAATTCGAGTAACCAAGGCTGGTCTGTCGTAGAAAAAACAGGGATCCGTATCTGCTCTATCAACACCACTTTGTCTTCTTTGGGATCATAAGGCAAAACCACCACCGCGTGTCCACGCTCGAACACTTCGCGAGTAACGACTTCACTCCAGCCTCCGCGAAACAAGCGATGCTTAAACCGATACTCGTCCAATCGAAAGAACCCTTGGTATAAGGTTCGCTGACTCAACATCTCTATATCATCGCTGGTAAATTTCTGGTTCATGCTTCTGCTCGCAGATAAATATGACTCATGTCTAATATGCCCCAATATACCATGTAACACATCAAAATTTGCAGACATAAAATCAAAAACTGTTATACTTCACAGTTGACTTAAAATTAGTTAATTTCTTAATATCTTAACTCTAATAAGTTTAGATATATCGGGAAGCGTCGGGAAGCGCAAACCGCTTTACTCAACCAATTTGCGTAAAGCATCACTTAACTTTTAAGTAAATTGCTCCAAGTAAGGAGTTTTTATGTCTAAAAAAGGACAGGTAATGAAATTTAAGATCCGCACCCTATGTGCAGCCTTGAGTCTTGCGGCAACCACTTCAGCCGTGCACGCCGATGATCTACTACAGATATACCAACAAGCGCTTACGAATGATCCTATCGCGCTTCAAGCCCAATCTCAACGTGACAGACTGTATGAGCAGATTGAAGAAAATCGCGCTCCATTACTGCCCTCTATCAGTGCCACTGTCGGCTATGGTAAAAACTGGTCAGATGTATCAGATAACAATTATAACAGCGGTCTAAATGCGGGTGTATCACTTAAGCAAGTCGTTTACGACCACAGTGCATGGGTCGGCCTAGATCTAGCCGAACTCGCAGCTTCTCAAGCCGATGCGGCTTATGCCTCAACTTTGCAAAACCTAATTATTCGCGTGACAAGTGCTTACTTCGATGTGTTAGCGGCTAAAGATAACTATGAATTTAAAGGCGCAGAAAAGCGTGCGATTGAGCGCCAATTAGAGCAAACCAAACAACGTTTCGCTGTAGGGTTAACAGCTATCACCGACGTACATGAAGCACAAGCACAATACGATTTGGCTCGCGCATCAGAAATCTTAGCTGAAAACCAGTTAACCAACAGCTACGAAGCATTACGCGAAATAACGGGCCTTGAGCATAAATCGATTAATATTCTCGACACGAATCGCTTTACCGCTGTAACACCGTCACCAGAGCGTCCTAGCGATTGGTTGAAAATGGCTGAAACCAACAGCGTAGACTTGATGACAACTCGTATCGGTAAAGATATCGCGCAGCAAACCATTGAGCTATACAAAGCTGGCCACATGCCATCGCTAAATTTGAACGCGGGCTACACCACTAATCTTGATCAACAAAATCAAACTGGCAGTCAAGGTGATTATGACAATGCCAATATAGGCTTAACCCTAAACGTGCCTATTTTTGAAGGCTTTAAAGTCAGTTCTAAAGTCAATCAGGCTCAATACCAGTACGTAGAAGCCAGTGAAAAAATGGAGCAGACTTTCCGCAAGGTAGTCAAAGATGTGCGTAACAACTTCAATAACGTTGGCGCTTCTATCAGCTCAATCCGCGCCTATGAGCAATCTGTGATCTCTTCAGAAAGCGCGCTGAAAGCCACTCAAGCTGGTTTTGAAGTTGGTACTCGTACCATTGTTGACGTGCTCAACCGTACGCGTGATCTATACGACTCTAAGCGTCAACTCTCTAATGCCCGTTACGGTTACATCAACTCTATCCTAGCGTTGAAACAGGCCACAGGCACATTGAACGAAGACGATGTCATCGCCATCAATAACGGCCTTAAGGCACCAGAAGTCAGTCAATAAGACCTCTGAGAGTAAGCCTTTAGACATAAAAAAACCGCCATTATGGCGGTTTTTTTATGCTTGAAACAAGACGTTAGAAAACCAGTTCAAGTCCAGCAAAATAGCCTTTGAACTGCATATTGGCGGTCACACCATCGAAATCATTCACATCAAAGTTAAAGTCACGGTAACCGAAACGGATCTTAGTATCCAATGCTGTGCCATCAAACGCCCAGCCTAGGCCCAACTGATAGTCATAGACGTTACTTTCATCTATGCCCTGCATCACATCGGCAAAAACATACAAACCTATGCCAGGGATCCCCACTTCCGCATTGGCATAAGCCATCACGACACCATCATCGAGATCTTTCTGTGAGTAGGCACCCACTACGCCAGATGGCGAGACCTGATGAACACGAAAAGAACCATGCATCTTCTTATAGGCAGCACCAAGATCCAAAGCGACGATATCGTTATCTAGCAGCTCCCAATAAAGCACAAAATCGGTGTTGCTCAGATTACTCACTGTCGTCACGTCGTCGTTAAACTGGCTACCAGCAAAATCCCATTCGCCACCGAGTGTTGCTTTTCCATCGGCATCCAAACTGTTTTCGCGGATCTTAAAGTTTGGCACTAACGGAATTGGGTGCTCGATGGCAACCCATACACTGCCTTGAGATGAAGAGCTGTAATCAAACTCTTGTTGGGCTACTCCTTTTTGCGCAAAGGTGCCCTCTGCATCGGCTTCCCAATAATCACCACCCACTTTAAAACCAACAACGGTGGCCGCGTGTGCGGACGTCGCTGCTATAGACCCTAGCAATGCACATGCAACTAGTGTTTTTTTCATCTATTTAGCCTTGAGTCAATAAGTTAGTTAAGTCAATCACCGCGGCATTTGCGCGGGAAATATAATTGGCCATCACGAGAGAATGATTGGCCACTATGCCGAACCCAGAGCCATTTAAGACAATGGGACTCCACACAGGCTGCTGAGTCTCTTCCAGTTCACGAATGATCTGCTGTAAGCTGACTTCAGCATTTTTCTTCTTTAGTACATCGGCAAAGTCTACCTCAATCGCCTTCATAAAATTAAGCAGTGCCCAAGTAGCGCCACGAGTCTCGTAGAAAACATCATCTATCTTCCACCAACTGGTTTTAATCTGCTGGCTAGCAAGGTTAGGCGTCGATTGACTGGCTTCCGCTTCACCAGCAAGATCGGTATTAAGTCGCTCCTGCCCAACACTGGCAGACAAACGCTGTGACATGCTGCCCAAACGCTTCTGGATCTCTTTTAGCCACTCATTAAGATTATCTGCGCGAGCATAAAATTGTGCATCAGGAGTATTGGGGTCAGCAATGCGGGCTCGATACAGCTTTAATAACTTAATGGCATCTCGATACTCACCTTCGGCACTAGGCACCAACCAGCTGGTATGTTCAATGTTAAGTTTTGAATGTGCCGCCAACAGGTCTTTGTCCGCTGTAGATTGCGATTGAGAACGGCTAAACTCCTTGCGCATGACTAACGCAAGATCTCGAGCCTGCTCAATAGCACCAAACTCAAATGCCGGCATATTATCCATAAATACAGATGGTGGCATAATGTCATTAGATAGCCAGCCGCCATTCTTATCCAATAAGGTTTCAACGGTCAGAATAAGCGAGGTTGTCGTCGCATAACCAACCACATTTTTCCCCGTCGAACTACTAAGCTGCTGCGGAGTTAGCGGTTCCGGCTCCACACTCCACCACACACTAATAAAATAACCAATTAAAAATAAAACTACGGCTACTAGCCCGCCTCGTTTCCATGTCATCTGCATACAATTACTCCATTAATGGTGATGATGTTCCATTTCACCATGTTGCTTTGTCATATCTTGCTTAGTCACTTTGATACTAATAACTTTGTCAGTGCCATCATCAAATTTTAGCTTTAAATTAACAGCTTCATTAACCTTTAATGGCTGTTTCAAGCCTAGGATCATAACGTGATCACCTGAAGGAGCCAATTCAAGATTGCCGTGCTCTGGAATAGTAAAGCTTGTCTGTTGCTTCATTTTAATGACACCAGCCTCTTCGACTAAAGTGTGCAACTGAGCTTCTTCGGCAATAACCGTTTCGACCCCAACAAGTTTGATCTCGGGGCCGTGATTCATAAGGGTAAAGTAAGCCGCTGTATTTGGCACACTCGGAGGCATCGCTCTAACGTAACCTTCAACAAGCATCACATTTGCCAAGACAGAGAATGAAGTACATGATAGCAAAACAAAATTAAACGCATGTTTGAAAATATGTTTCAATGTCTTAAACTCCTTTTAATCCCATTCGCCATAATAAGGACTATTGACCAATGAGTACCATTCAAATTCAGGATGAGCAGGGCGTTCGCATCATCACTATAAACCGCCCAGATAAACGCAACGCGCTTAACCTCTATATGTACACTCAGCTCACAGAATACCTTATCCAAGGGGAATCCGACAATGGTATTAACGTCTTTATGATTAAAGGCCAGAGCGATTGTTTTACCTCAGGTAATGATGTTGCTGATTTTTTAAAAAATAGTAACTTAGGGCCAGATCATCCCACATTCAAATTTCTGTTTACACTGCTCGATCTAAACAAACCTATCGTTGCGGCAGTGACGGGGCCCGCGGTGGGTATAGGCACCACTTTACTGCTGCATTGCGATCTTGTTTATGCCGATAATAGCGCCAAATTTCAGCTACCGTTTGTCAATTTAGCCCTAGTGCCTGAAGCGGGTGCTAGCTTGCTACTCCCTCGCCTCGTTGGGCCGCAAAAAGCTGCCGAGTTACTCTTGTTAGGAGAAAGCTTTAATGCCCACGACGCACAGCAAATGAACTTGATAAATCAGATAATTCCATCGGAATCATTATTTGACTATGCCAAGACCCAAGCGATTAAGCTCGCTCAAAAACCACCTCAAGCCTTGCAAACCAGTCGACAATTGATGCGTTACGATCAAGATCTAGTCCGAGCACAAATGAAGAAAGAGCTAAAAGAGTTTAATGTTAGGCTGCAAAGCGATGAGGCAAAACAACGATTTCAAGCATTTCTAAACCGATAACAGAAATCAGGTTGAGTTAGTCTCTAGTCTAGCTGGCTAGCTTTACCTATGCCCCAAGCGGCCAGCAACAATAATAACAAGGGCCATAAAGGCGAAAAACCTGTAACCATCATGATCATGGCAAATAAGACGCACATTGCAGACACCACAGCGACAAAACTAAAGGCTAAGGTTATCCAAAGCAACATCATAAACGAAACGACACCCGTCAGGACAATTCGCCATAACCCAATATCGATCCCTTGAAACGATTCTAAACTAACATAAATCCATCCACCGTCCATGTACTGACTAAGCATCAGCAACATCATGATTAACGATATAACTACACCTAACCCGATGACTGTCTCTAAAATGTTGCTTAGTCGCTCATATCCCTTCACGCGGTACTCTCTTACAAAATTAGTACTGTGGATCCCATTTAGGCAATACTAAGGCCAATGCAAAGTACACTAACAAACTAATTGCGGGATTCATTATTACTGCAATAGCCCATACTACTCGGGTCCACAAACGCGACCAGCCAAATTTATCCGCCATCATTGCTGCAATACCACACACAACCCCTTTCGGACGCTTCAGCCTACGGACTAGATTATCTATATTCATTGGATACTCCTGATGACATAAATGGATATTGATCCCAGCGCTTCACTAAATGACCTTGTGCCAATTAAAGGTACATACCACTGCAGCACACAACGCAAAGCCCAATACGGGTAGCAACAATATCGCCGCTAGTTCAAACAGATAAGTCATCATTACTGATTCGCCATCGCACTAGTTATCTCAGCGTTATTACTCTGCTCGCTATCTGCAACATCTACCGCTTGCTCTAGGCTAGTTTCAAATAAAGACTCAGATAACTGTGCTTGTAGTGAAAGGCTAAGTTCTTGCTGAGCGACAACCATCATTTCCTGCATCTGAGTAGCAAGGTTACGCTCAAGCGTTGCACTGATGTTTGATGGGATAAACTCATCAGCACTTGCTGAGACACTCGCACTTACAAGTAAAGAGGCGATAAGTGATACTTTAGTTAGCTTGTTCATAATGTCTTCCTTTTCATATTCGATTGTGACAAGTAAGACAATACAAAGGGTGTGCCAACTTTTAACAGCACACTCAATACATTGTTTTTATTTAACTTTTAACTTATGCAAGAATAATGTGAGCTAATTTACGAAAATAAATAAAAAAGCGAAATAGCGAGTTTCGCTACCCACTAGTAATTTTCGCTACTTTGCAGTGAAAAGATTAAAAAACCAACAAAAAAGCCTACAATTTACATGCAGGCTTTCGATGAAAAAAACAGATAAGAACTTAATTTAAAAATGTTTATTTATTATCCATACTGGCTCTAGCCTGATGTATGACTTCAATACCAGCGCCTTGGCGATGCGCATTTTCACTCACATAACGACGCCAAGCACGCGAACCCACTTCACCTTGATAAAGCCCTGTGATATGACGAGTAATATGATTCAGACGACCACCTGCAGCTAAATGTTTCTCTATATAAGGAATCATTTTCTCCAAAACAGCATCTCGACTCAAAACAGGTTTATCACTACCACACAAGAATTGATCAACCTGGGCAAGTATATAAGGATTTTGATAGGCTTCTCGCCCAACCATCACCCCATCTAATTGCTCAAGATGGGTTTTGCATTCGCTCAATGTTTTCACGCCGCCATTGAGAGAGATGCTTAACTTGGGATGATCCCCCTTTAGCTGATACACACGCTCATAATCGAGCTCTGGGATCTCACGATTCTCTTTTGGACTTAATCCTTGTAACCAAGCCTTGCGAGCGTGAATAATAAAGGTATCACAACCGGCCGCGCTAACAATATCAATAAAATCGGTAAGAAACTCGTAGCTATCTTGCTCATCGATGCCAATACGGGTTTTAACCGTCACCGGAATATCGACCACGTTTCGCATCGCATCAACGCATTGTGCTACCAGCTTTGGCTCAGCCATCAAGCAAGCACCAAAGCGCCCATTTTGGACACGATCTGACGGGCACCCCACATTCAGGTTAACCTCATCATAGCCTCTCTCTGCGGCCAACTTGGCGCAGGTAGCGAGATCGGCAGGATTAGAGCCGCCTAGTTGTAGAGCTAACGGGTGTTCTTCATCGTTATAGGCAAGATAGTCACCTTTACCATGAATAATCGCGCCAGTAGTGACCATTTCGGTATAAAGCAAAGCTTGCTCAGACATCAAGCGAGCAAAGTAGCGATAATGCCGATCAGTCCAATCGAGCATGGGCGCAATGCTGAAAGTGCGATTGATGGTATCTGGCATGGTATTTAGTGACATAAAAACAGTAACCCGTAGTTTAACAGCCCCCAGTACAGGGCGTGGCCGCGCATTTTACACTGGTCATCAAAAAATGCACAGGCTTGCTCTCACTCAACTCTATAAATTTGACCTTTCACCCTAAAGACACCGTACCGAACAAAGCGGCCAACACAAACTGCAACGGCAATACATACCGCATTCTCATCGTGAGAAAGAGAGCCAACCAATGTCAACATAGCCGATAGCATTACTGTTGTGGTCACAAATCATAAAATATTGGCAAGTTAATCCCAACAATTTATACAGTTAAGGTGGTGCTGTGCTATGGTAAAAAATGAGATTTTAAGATTTTAAATAAAAACTCTCCTAAGCTTATAGTCAGGCATCGGCAATCAATTTAGAGACAGTATAGGAGCCTCTTCCCAGATGAATGTGAACTTTATAAATCCGTTTTTAGAATCGCTACTTAACGTCCTCAAGACCATGGCCAGCATGGAACTTAAGCCTGGGAAGCCCAATCTTAAAAAAGATAATATCGCAAAGGGTGACGTATCAGGTTTAATCGGTATGGTCGGCCCACAAACCAAAGGTTCGCTTTCTATCACTTTCGAAGAGTCATTAATTTTAGAGATCATGAATAATATGCTAGGGGAAAGACCCTCTAGCGTTAACGAAGAGGTTACCGATCTCGTTGGCGAAATTACTAATATGGTGACGGGTGGTGCCAAAAACTTATTGGGTGATAAAGGCTATGACTTCGAAATGGCCACACCAATTGTCGTCTCAGGTAAAGGCCATACCATAGCCCATAAATCTGACGGTCAAAAAATTATAATGCCATTTACCAGTAATTTTGGAAATGCGTACATCGAAATCTGCTTCGAGCTTTAATGGCAAGCAGAGCATCATCGAAATAGGCTATATTGAAAGCGAATCATCGAGGAGCACTTTCTTTTCTCCTCGAAGCTTTAGACAGGTCTAATACCAATTAGTATAAAGATGTGATCGCTCAGCGACGATTCAACACTAAAGGTTAGCGCTGATGAGGCAAGGTCTTTAATTGCTCCAGTATTAAAGACATTCATAACATCTGACCGCCAAGGCTGGCGGGAATGTCTTAAGTATGTCGGCAACATGCAAGACCTTGTTGTTTACAACGAGTGAAGCGCATACTTGTTCTAGGGTCAAACTCGTTAACACAGCATCAAAAGCGCTAAAATTCGCCTGTTAGGCGTGTTTTTTGACTTTCGACTTCTGCGTTGAATGGCCTCACATGGAAACAACCATTGCATTATCCATTCGCCTTGGATTGGTTACCCAAAAAACACGCTGAGTCGATCGCTTTCTTATACTGATTGGGATAACACTTAATAATCCATTAGCGAGCTGCTCAAATTAATGAGTAATTTCACCATTAATATAAGGCAAAAAATCACCCCAAACATACTGCAACGCGCGGGGTCAGCTTAGTCACTAGTTCATAGGCTATCGTACCAATATGTTCAGCAACATCTTCAACGGGTAACGCTTTACCCCAAAGCAGTACATCGTCACCCACGGCATCTGTTGCATCGATACCTAAATCCACCGTCAGCATATCCATGGATACTCGGCCAACGACCGGTACCAAACGGCCATTAATCCACACTGGAGTTCCCTCAGGTGCATTACGGGGATAGCCATCGCCATAGCCTATGGCGACCACGCCGAGTTTGGTGTCTTGTTTAGCGTGCCAATAGCTACCATATCCGACAGGCTCACCCGCCTTATGCTCTCTCACTGCAATCAACTGAGAAACCAGCTCCATAGCAGGTATAAGACCATGATTACTACCAAAATCACCTGTAACTGGTGATACGCCATAAAGCGCAATTCCGGGTCTTATCCAGTCAGCTTGGGTATCTTGCCAATAAAGCGCCGCAGCCGAATTAGCTAAAGTTCTGTCGCCAGGAAGATCTTTAGTCATCTCGTTAAAGTGTTTAGCTTGATTAGCCGTAGCAGGATTGTCAGGCTCATCTGCACAAGCAAAATGGGTCATCAAATGAATAGGTTTAGCCACCTGAGGACAATCGAGTAACCGCTGATAGGTTGAGGCGAACTGCGCTAAGGTAAACCCTAATCTGTGCATTCCCGAATCAACTTTCATCCACACAGTGACAGGTTTATCTAACTTAGCGGTTTCTAGCATCTCGATTTGAAACTCGTGATGCACCACGGTATCGATATCATGATTAACTAAGGTATTAAGATCACTTTGGCGAAAAAAGCCTTCCAACAGAAGCAGCTTGGCGTTAATGCCACCGGCTCTGAGTTCCAACGCCTCTTCCAATCTGGCAAGACCAAAACCATCAGCCGTCGTCAGACACTTAGCCACATTAAGTAAACCATGGCCATAACCATTGGCCTTAACGACCGCCATCACCTTGCTATGGGGTGCAAGTTCTCGTAATCGCTGTAAATTAGACTTCAGCGCATCACCACTGATCTCTGCACGGGGAAAGGGTTTCAAACAATAACCTTATAAAAGCAAATACGCTTAATATGAAATTAACGCAAAATGAGTCATAAAGGGGCAAAATAAACCATGTTTAATCTTTGCCCTGCTCATAAATTAATCTTCTTCGAATTGAGGGCCGGCATAGTTATCGAAGCGCGAATATTGACCTTGAAACACCAAGCGCACTCGTCCAATAGGGCCGTTACGCTGCTTACCAATAATGATTTCTGCGGTGCCCTTATCTTCAGAATCGTTGTTATACACTTCATCACGGTAAATAAACATGATCAAATCCGCATCTTGCTCAATAGAACCCGATTCACGCAAATCAGAGTTAACAGGACGTTTATCGGCACGTTGCTCCAATGAACGGTTAAGCTGCGACAGCGCAATAACAGGGATCTCTAACTCTTTAGCAAGCGCCTTAAGTGAGCGAGAGATCTCGGCGATCTCTAGCGTACGGTTGTCAGATAGCGCAGGAACTTGCATCAATTGAAGGTAATCGATCATGATCATCGACAAGCCGCCATGTTCTCTGGCGATACGACGGGCGCGGCTGCGCACTTCGGTTGGCGTTAAACCCGAACCATCATCGATATACATCTTGCCCTGTTCAAGCATGATCCCCATAGTCGATGAAACCCGTGCCCAATCATCATCGTCAAGCTGACCAGTACGGATCTTAGTTTGGTCAACACGACCGAGTGAGGCCAACATACGCATCATGATCTGTTCTGATGGCATCTCCAAACTAAAAATAAGCACGGGCTTATCTTCATTGAGTGCGGCTTGCTCACACAAGTTCATCGCAAAAGTGGTTTTACCCATA encodes the following:
- a CDS encoding YqiA/YcfP family alpha/beta fold hydrolase; amino-acid sequence: MLLYIHGFNSSPQSEKGVITAEYIANHFPQLSFFQPQLPSAPKDAMALLIDIVERERAKGESLHFIGSSLGGYFASYLAETYGGKAVLINPAVTPFELFDEFLGPQYNPYTDETYEVLPAHKQEVALYNTEVIFYPERFFVLLQSGDEVLDYKQAVNKYHCCQLLVEAGGDHSFIGYEQQLDRICQFLFLDK
- the cpdA gene encoding 3',5'-cyclic-AMP phosphodiesterase codes for the protein MLKEAISYSIDNSESVRLVQVTDPHLFADPEAQLLGVNTAHSLDAVLNTIKAVDYPAHFMLVTGDISQDYSNESYQNFVKAIAPLKLACHYLPGNHDDPRIMNLHMQGPNIYGDRRILAGNWQIIMLDSTVPGKPGGHMAESEFDLIESAVKQHPDRYTLLVMHHNPILVECKWLDQHCMDNGSDFIDRVSKLPQVKGLLWGHVHQSLDQSHSTETGSMRLMATPSTCIQFKPKSPYFALDAQQPGYRLLELKADGSILTNVYRVPGNKFSPDHDSKGY
- a CDS encoding DUF1249 domain-containing protein, translating into MSISLNKRHHSYQVDVSRFLALCSRNYFNILRWLPVSCQQGESWQVEGDFGCLEVKLLENTQYTQLIEISRIIETSQLIDTPKVVVRVYHDAKLAEVLTSRQIYRLRAVYDYPNIRMHHRDEKYQVNAFLEELLIIDNHVRVICQSEF
- the nudF gene encoding ADP-ribose diphosphatase, whose protein sequence is MNQKFTSDDIEMLSQRTLYQGFFRLDEYRFKHRLFRGGWSEVVTREVFERGHAVVVLPYDPKEDKVVLIEQIRIPVFSTTDQPWLLELVAGMVEDGETAEQVAHRELHEEAGLVANKMEFISHYFSSPGGTSERFDFYWAEVESISAEGIHGLSEEHEDIQVHVMSREAAYQAVCDGVINNASTVIGLQWLQLNYLKLRAKP
- the tolC gene encoding outer membrane channel protein TolC, with the translated sequence MKFKIRTLCAALSLAATTSAVHADDLLQIYQQALTNDPIALQAQSQRDRLYEQIEENRAPLLPSISATVGYGKNWSDVSDNNYNSGLNAGVSLKQVVYDHSAWVGLDLAELAASQADAAYASTLQNLIIRVTSAYFDVLAAKDNYEFKGAEKRAIERQLEQTKQRFAVGLTAITDVHEAQAQYDLARASEILAENQLTNSYEALREITGLEHKSINILDTNRFTAVTPSPERPSDWLKMAETNSVDLMTTRIGKDIAQQTIELYKAGHMPSLNLNAGYTTNLDQQNQTGSQGDYDNANIGLTLNVPIFEGFKVSSKVNQAQYQYVEASEKMEQTFRKVVKDVRNNFNNVGASISSIRAYEQSVISSESALKATQAGFEVGTRTIVDVLNRTRDLYDSKRQLSNARYGYINSILALKQATGTLNEDDVIAINNGLKAPEVSQ
- a CDS encoding TIGR04219 family outer membrane beta-barrel protein → MKKTLVACALLGSIAATSAHAATVVGFKVGGDYWEADAEGTFAQKGVAQQEFDYSSSSQGSVWVAIEHPIPLVPNFKIRENSLDADGKATLGGEWDFAGSQFNDDVTTVSNLSNTDFVLYWELLDNDIVALDLGAAYKKMHGSFRVHQVSPSGVVGAYSQKDLDDGVVMAYANAEVGIPGIGLYVFADVMQGIDESNVYDYQLGLGWAFDGTALDTKIRFGYRDFNFDVNDFDGVTANMQFKGYFAGLELVF
- a CDS encoding DUF2333 family protein → MQMTWKRGGLVAVVLFLIGYFISVWWSVEPEPLTPQQLSSSTGKNVVGYATTTSLILTVETLLDKNGGWLSNDIMPPSVFMDNMPAFEFGAIEQARDLALVMRKEFSRSQSQSTADKDLLAAHSKLNIEHTSWLVPSAEGEYRDAIKLLKLYRARIADPNTPDAQFYARADNLNEWLKEIQKRLGSMSQRLSASVGQERLNTDLAGEAEASQSTPNLASQQIKTSWWKIDDVFYETRGATWALLNFMKAIEVDFADVLKKKNAEVSLQQIIRELEETQQPVWSPIVLNGSGFGIVANHSLVMANYISRANAAVIDLTNLLTQG
- a CDS encoding copper chaperone PCu(A)C, with the protein product MKHIFKHAFNFVLLSCTSFSVLANVMLVEGYVRAMPPSVPNTAAYFTLMNHGPEIKLVGVETVIAEEAQLHTLVEEAGVIKMKQQTSFTIPEHGNLELAPSGDHVMILGLKQPLKVNEAVNLKLKFDDGTDKVISIKVTKQDMTKQHGEMEHHHH
- a CDS encoding enoyl-CoA hydratase; this translates as MSTIQIQDEQGVRIITINRPDKRNALNLYMYTQLTEYLIQGESDNGINVFMIKGQSDCFTSGNDVADFLKNSNLGPDHPTFKFLFTLLDLNKPIVAAVTGPAVGIGTTLLLHCDLVYADNSAKFQLPFVNLALVPEAGASLLLPRLVGPQKAAELLLLGESFNAHDAQQMNLINQIIPSESLFDYAKTQAIKLAQKPPQALQTSRQLMRYDQDLVRAQMKKELKEFNVRLQSDEAKQRFQAFLNR